A genomic region of Cytobacillus sp. IB215665 contains the following coding sequences:
- a CDS encoding glutamate-1-semialdehyde 2,1-aminomutase: MNFTKSKQLHNEALQHILGGVNSPSRSYKAVGGGSPVTMEKAKGAYFWDVDGNKYIDYLAAYGPIITGHAHPHITEAIKTAAENGVLYGTPTRHEITFAKMLKEAMPSLEKVRFVNSGTEAVMTTIRVARAYTKRDKIIKFAGCYHGHSDLVLVAAGSGPSTLGTPDSAGVPKSIAQEVITVPFNDIEPFKEALQKWGDQIAAVLVEPIVGNFGIVEPKPGFLQQVNELTHAAGSLVIYDEVITAFRFMYGGAQDLLSVKPDLTALGKIIGGGLPIGAYGGRADIMEQVAPLGPAYQAGTMAGNPASILSGIACLEVLQQNNVYEKLDNLGAMLEEGILTHAKTYEIPITINRLKGALTVYFTNETIENYEQAEKTNGDTFAKFFKFMLTQGINLAPSKYEAWFITIAHTEEDIRTTIKAVGTAFKQLKNA, encoded by the coding sequence ATGAATTTTACTAAATCTAAACAATTACATAATGAAGCTTTACAACACATTCTTGGAGGTGTGAATAGTCCTTCTCGTTCTTACAAAGCTGTCGGGGGAGGATCACCTGTAACTATGGAAAAGGCGAAAGGAGCCTACTTTTGGGATGTTGATGGCAATAAATATATTGACTACTTAGCTGCATACGGCCCTATTATTACTGGGCATGCCCATCCACATATTACTGAAGCAATAAAAACTGCTGCAGAAAATGGCGTATTGTATGGAACGCCGACACGACATGAAATTACTTTTGCAAAGATGCTAAAAGAAGCTATGCCGTCATTAGAGAAAGTCCGATTCGTTAATTCTGGGACAGAGGCAGTGATGACCACCATTAGAGTAGCACGTGCTTATACAAAGCGTGATAAAATTATAAAATTCGCAGGATGCTATCATGGTCATTCTGATCTAGTTCTAGTTGCTGCAGGTTCTGGACCGTCTACACTTGGGACACCTGATTCTGCAGGTGTTCCAAAAAGTATAGCTCAAGAAGTCATTACTGTACCATTCAATGACATAGAACCATTTAAAGAAGCACTTCAAAAATGGGGAGATCAAATTGCAGCAGTACTTGTAGAACCAATAGTAGGGAATTTTGGAATAGTGGAACCTAAACCTGGCTTTTTACAACAAGTGAATGAGTTAACACATGCGGCAGGAAGTCTTGTCATTTATGATGAAGTTATTACAGCATTTCGATTCATGTACGGAGGTGCTCAAGACTTACTAAGCGTAAAACCAGATTTAACTGCATTAGGTAAAATTATTGGCGGAGGCTTACCTATTGGAGCATACGGTGGCAGAGCTGATATTATGGAGCAAGTAGCACCACTCGGACCAGCGTATCAAGCGGGAACGATGGCTGGGAACCCCGCATCTATTTTATCTGGTATTGCCTGCCTAGAAGTATTACAACAAAACAATGTATATGAAAAGCTAGATAACTTGGGAGCGATGCTAGAAGAGGGCATTTTGACTCACGCAAAAACTTATGAAATCCCTATAACAATTAACCGACTTAAAGGTGCCCTAACTGTTTATTTTACGAATGAAACCATTGAAAACTATGAACAAGCTGAAAAGACAAACGGCGATACTTTTGCTAAATTTTTCAAATTTATGCTTACTCAAGGAATAAACCTTGCTCCTTCCAAGTATGAAGCATGGTTTATTACTATAGCTCATACAGAAGAAGACATTCGAACGACAATAAAGGCTGTCGGGACTGCATTTAAACAGTTGAAAAATGCATAA
- a CDS encoding glutamate synthase-related protein, producing MKNNWSPSLFEDYQHAEHDACGIVSAIEKEKIPTKANIDTCINALVTMNHRAGFINGEGDGVGIHIDIPKALWEEKLTKSNQDPQLASRHDFIVGHLFITKSENTKKIKDSIKHLFQEHELTIVFESDQVTSSRALGPIASQQDPIFWQIALLPEDTNNNLANTLFDLTVNIEQDENVHVASLSNYHAVYKVMGAGDILPKYYDDLANPLVASTMTLGHNRYSTNTLSNFFRVQPFSVLGHNGEINTIAKLRDEATMIGVPLTDGGSDSQDLNRTIETFIARDGYSLFEAVDVLFPPIINEIKTFPNHLQDLYTYIREAWGHFAQGPAGIISRYNDEAVFSVDSLGLRPLWQVETETSYLFASEQGIISASEFVAEPKPLSPGEKVGLKWGEDNYIKLYEYDKYQEEVYNRFNSRCDMTNYRERLTYPSYEKQVMISNETKVHNRQYSAFGWDREHIQLLEQMAEKGAEPIRSLGHDAPLAAINNSRKNIADFIKESVAVVTNPAIDRDRETEHFSTRTIVGKRPSLFDNSEDSYAVELISPILLEGGIGNACANDLSQPSYDQLVQTFSNHKLTHFLPSVYEDHETIPTALNRLVEEACEAVINGKSIIIIDDAQAHSDGKLWIDPLLITSAIDQALVKKQLRRQCSILLRSGAIRSLHDIIVAYGLGANVISPYLLFATVADDTTMKTQNLFNSLNKGLEKVISTIGIHELRGYGRLFSAIGLHDEVASTLNVVNFFGSNELKHNFASLKNDAITRAQDFENESARPGKTFHLFPRLWKAISDVAKTGSYDLYREKLSEQEGANPTTIRHLTELKQTEKPVPTEKVDISVANHDLPFVIASMSFGSQNEIAFRAYAEAANRLNMVSLNGEGGEIKDMLGKYPHTRGQQVASGRFGVNAELLNSSNLLEIKIGQGAKPGEGGHLPGSKVTAKIAEARNATIGSDLISPSNNHDIYSIEDLAQMISELKTANDQAKVIVKVPVVPNIGTIAVGIAKAGADIITLSGFDGGTGAARIHALQHVGLPVEIGVKAAHNALLEAGLRNKVELWADGGIKSAKDCLKIMLLGANRIGFGTLSMIAIGCTTCKGCHLDSCHVGIATQIESEAQAKEHGLRRFVPRQFDAAVQGLENLFTAFGKELKALTASLGMTNLQDIVGRSDLLEQVHGIDAMDLSRLLSTLDVEQFSYRDTPVEKAEKQLATAVGAEYLDDKVEDLHLSREFTTVTAEQRILGSRVSCHRVRGRLDGSYEQLPNVTLKYTNGSIPGNGLGAYNSSGINIQVDGGAQDGIGKTSFGGNISILKSKGKDGKYYNGAVGKGFGYGAQKGLLIAQGNADARAGIRLSGADMIIGGKVTTPIPDKEHGNIGVHANIKGFAFEYMTNGRGLVLGDPGPWICAGMTGGVVYLRHQPEMGLTKEAIMKRIAKGAKVSIEPLSSKGIDDVKELLNKYIEALSETDQSDEIKELNVLLEDLENNFLQLIPSKEQADPSVSTE from the coding sequence ATGAAAAACAACTGGAGCCCAAGCTTATTCGAAGATTATCAACACGCCGAGCATGATGCTTGTGGAATTGTATCAGCTATTGAAAAGGAAAAAATCCCTACAAAGGCAAATATCGACACATGTATCAATGCTCTCGTTACTATGAACCACCGTGCCGGATTTATTAACGGTGAAGGTGATGGTGTTGGGATTCATATAGATATTCCAAAAGCTCTTTGGGAAGAAAAGTTAACAAAATCAAATCAAGATCCACAACTCGCTAGTCGACATGATTTCATCGTTGGTCATCTTTTCATTACTAAATCTGAAAACACGAAAAAAATAAAAGATAGCATTAAACATCTCTTCCAAGAACATGAATTGACAATTGTATTTGAATCAGATCAAGTTACTTCATCTAGAGCCTTAGGCCCTATCGCCTCACAACAAGATCCGATCTTTTGGCAAATAGCCTTATTACCAGAAGACACAAATAATAACTTAGCTAATACTCTTTTTGACTTAACAGTTAACATTGAGCAAGATGAAAATGTTCATGTTGCATCATTAAGTAATTACCATGCTGTTTATAAAGTCATGGGTGCTGGAGATATTTTACCAAAATACTACGATGATTTAGCAAATCCATTAGTTGCGTCTACTATGACATTAGGTCATAACCGTTATTCAACAAATACACTGTCCAACTTTTTTAGAGTACAACCTTTTAGTGTATTAGGACATAACGGAGAAATTAATACAATTGCCAAACTTCGTGATGAAGCAACAATGATTGGAGTTCCTTTAACGGATGGTGGGAGTGATTCACAAGATTTAAATCGAACAATAGAAACATTCATAGCTAGAGATGGCTATAGTTTGTTTGAGGCAGTTGATGTCCTATTTCCACCAATTATTAATGAAATAAAAACATTCCCTAACCATCTTCAAGATTTGTATACTTACATTCGAGAAGCTTGGGGACACTTTGCTCAGGGGCCTGCGGGAATTATATCTAGATATAATGACGAAGCTGTATTTAGTGTCGATTCACTAGGATTACGCCCATTATGGCAAGTAGAAACTGAAACTAGTTATCTTTTCGCTTCTGAACAAGGCATCATTTCTGCGAGTGAATTTGTTGCTGAACCGAAACCACTTTCTCCTGGTGAAAAAGTCGGCTTAAAATGGGGAGAAGACAATTATATAAAACTATATGAATATGATAAGTACCAAGAAGAGGTATACAATAGATTTAATAGTAGATGCGATATGACAAATTATAGAGAACGTTTAACTTATCCATCGTATGAAAAACAAGTAATGATCTCTAACGAAACTAAAGTTCATAACCGCCAATATTCTGCATTTGGTTGGGATAGAGAGCATATTCAACTGCTTGAACAAATGGCGGAAAAAGGGGCGGAGCCGATTCGTTCTCTAGGCCACGATGCACCTCTTGCAGCAATTAATAATTCTAGAAAAAATATTGCAGATTTTATTAAGGAAAGTGTCGCTGTTGTAACGAATCCAGCAATAGATCGCGATAGAGAAACTGAACATTTTTCAACTAGAACCATTGTCGGAAAAAGACCATCTCTCTTTGATAACAGCGAGGATAGCTATGCAGTTGAACTTATATCTCCAATTCTTTTAGAAGGTGGTATTGGAAATGCATGTGCTAATGACTTAAGTCAACCATCTTACGATCAATTAGTGCAAACATTCAGCAATCATAAACTTACCCACTTTCTACCATCAGTTTACGAGGACCATGAAACGATTCCAACCGCGTTAAATCGTCTTGTAGAAGAAGCATGTGAAGCTGTAATTAATGGAAAATCTATCATAATTATCGATGATGCTCAGGCACATAGTGACGGGAAGTTATGGATTGATCCTTTGCTCATTACTTCTGCAATTGATCAAGCTTTAGTTAAAAAACAATTACGACGACAATGTTCTATACTATTACGCTCAGGGGCTATCCGATCATTACATGATATTATTGTTGCTTATGGACTTGGAGCTAATGTTATTAGTCCGTATTTATTATTCGCTACTGTTGCTGATGACACAACTATGAAAACCCAAAACCTATTTAATTCATTAAATAAAGGTTTAGAAAAGGTAATATCTACGATCGGCATACACGAGCTCCGTGGATATGGCAGGCTCTTCTCAGCAATTGGATTGCATGATGAAGTGGCAAGTACATTAAACGTTGTAAACTTTTTCGGATCAAACGAATTGAAACATAATTTTGCATCTCTTAAAAATGATGCGATTACAAGAGCACAAGATTTTGAAAACGAAAGCGCGCGTCCGGGAAAAACTTTTCATTTGTTCCCGCGTTTATGGAAAGCCATTAGTGATGTTGCAAAGACAGGTTCATATGATTTATATCGTGAAAAGCTGTCGGAGCAAGAAGGAGCTAACCCAACGACAATACGTCATTTAACAGAATTGAAGCAGACAGAAAAACCAGTACCTACTGAAAAAGTTGACATTAGTGTAGCAAATCATGATCTACCATTTGTCATTGCATCAATGTCATTCGGATCACAAAATGAAATTGCATTTAGAGCATATGCTGAAGCAGCCAATCGATTAAATATGGTTAGCCTTAATGGTGAGGGTGGAGAAATTAAAGATATGCTAGGAAAATACCCTCATACTCGTGGACAGCAAGTAGCATCAGGACGATTTGGAGTAAACGCTGAGCTGTTAAACTCATCAAATTTACTAGAAATTAAAATAGGTCAAGGTGCTAAGCCTGGTGAAGGTGGACATCTTCCTGGATCGAAAGTAACTGCCAAAATTGCAGAAGCACGAAACGCAACGATTGGTTCTGATCTAATATCGCCGTCTAATAACCATGATATATATTCAATTGAAGATTTAGCTCAAATGATATCAGAACTGAAAACAGCTAATGACCAAGCAAAAGTTATAGTGAAAGTACCTGTCGTCCCTAATATCGGAACGATTGCAGTTGGCATAGCAAAAGCTGGAGCAGATATTATCACACTTAGCGGTTTTGATGGAGGTACAGGTGCTGCAAGAATACATGCTTTACAACACGTAGGTCTTCCTGTAGAGATTGGTGTAAAGGCTGCACATAACGCCTTGTTAGAAGCTGGTTTACGGAACAAGGTTGAACTTTGGGCTGACGGTGGTATAAAAAGCGCAAAAGACTGTTTGAAAATAATGCTGCTCGGCGCAAACAGAATTGGTTTTGGAACCCTATCTATGATTGCGATTGGATGTACGACATGTAAAGGATGTCATCTTGATTCTTGTCACGTTGGAATTGCGACGCAAATCGAATCAGAAGCTCAGGCGAAAGAGCACGGACTCCGTAGGTTCGTTCCTAGACAATTTGATGCTGCAGTACAAGGACTTGAAAATTTATTTACCGCTTTTGGCAAGGAACTGAAAGCTTTAACCGCTTCATTAGGCATGACTAATTTGCAAGATATTGTAGGTAGATCTGATTTACTTGAACAGGTTCACGGGATTGATGCGATGGACTTATCACGCTTATTATCAACACTTGATGTTGAGCAATTTTCTTATCGAGATACACCAGTTGAAAAAGCAGAAAAGCAATTAGCTACAGCTGTAGGTGCAGAGTATTTAGATGACAAAGTAGAAGACTTACATCTCTCTCGTGAATTTACGACCGTAACGGCAGAACAACGTATTCTTGGAAGTCGCGTGTCATGTCACCGTGTACGTGGACGTCTCGATGGCTCATATGAACAACTTCCAAATGTAACATTAAAATATACAAACGGATCCATCCCTGGGAATGGTTTAGGTGCTTACAACAGTAGTGGTATTAATATCCAAGTTGATGGTGGTGCACAGGACGGCATTGGAAAAACTTCCTTTGGTGGCAATATCTCAATCCTTAAATCTAAAGGAAAAGATGGAAAATACTATAATGGTGCTGTTGGAAAGGGCTTCGGTTATGGAGCACAAAAAGGCTTACTCATTGCCCAAGGTAATGCGGATGCTCGTGCAGGAATTCGTTTATCTGGTGCAGATATGATCATTGGCGGAAAAGTAACAACGCCTATTCCAGATAAAGAACATGGCAATATAGGTGTACATGCAAATATTAAAGGATTTGCTTTTGAATATATGACTAACGGTCGCGGACTCGTCTTAGGTGATCCAGGCCCTTGGATTTGTGCAGGTATGACCGGTGGAGTAGTTTATTTAAGACATCAGCCTGAAATGGGTCTTACGAAAGAAGCTATAATGAAAAGAATTGCAAAAGGTGCAAAAGTTTCTATAGAGCCATTAAGTAGTAAAGGCATTGACGATGTCAAAGAGCTACTTAACAAATATATTGAAGCACTTAGTGAAACTGATCAGTCTGATGAAATAAAGGAATTGAATGTATTACTTGAAGATCTTGAAAACAACTTTTTACAATTGATTCCATCAAAAGAACAAGCTGACCCTTCTGTATCAACTGAATAA
- a CDS encoding aromatic acid exporter family protein: MKLGARMLKTGIAIALALFLAHMLNLPSPVFAGISAVFAIQPSIYRSYLSIIEQAQANIIGAIFAVIFVLIFGNDPFIIGLTAIIVIAINLKLNLEKTISISLVTVIAIMASPTDNFIQFSFIRFSTIMLGILSAFFVNLIFLPPKYETKLYYNIVENTEEIIKWIRMSTRNASEHGFLKNDINKLKDNMIKLDQMYLLYKEERIYLRKHKYVKTRKLVLFRQMIIVTNRSLDTLKLLHRLENELRHMPKEFQSMIISELDCLLGFHEQILLKFIGKIKSQPTEDAKKEAHNGRYFLLQSFIKDFNAQNINDHLNHYQVLPLIGVIIDYYEQLLHLDHLIDSFQQYHKDENEFQIANKEDM, from the coding sequence ATGAAACTCGGTGCCCGAATGTTAAAAACGGGAATTGCAATAGCTCTTGCATTATTTTTGGCTCATATGTTGAACCTGCCTTCCCCTGTGTTTGCAGGGATTTCAGCTGTTTTTGCAATACAGCCTTCAATTTATCGGTCATATTTATCTATCATTGAACAAGCTCAAGCAAATATTATAGGGGCAATTTTTGCTGTGATCTTCGTACTGATTTTTGGTAACGACCCTTTTATTATTGGATTAACTGCCATTATCGTAATTGCTATTAATTTAAAGCTTAACCTAGAAAAAACAATTTCTATATCATTGGTTACAGTTATCGCTATTATGGCAAGTCCAACCGACAACTTTATTCAATTTTCATTCATACGATTTTCGACCATTATGCTTGGGATACTATCAGCTTTTTTCGTAAATTTAATTTTTTTACCACCTAAATATGAAACAAAGCTCTACTATAATATAGTTGAAAATACTGAAGAAATTATAAAATGGATCCGAATGAGTACAAGAAATGCCTCTGAACATGGGTTCTTAAAGAACGATATAAATAAACTAAAAGATAATATGATAAAGCTTGATCAAATGTATTTATTATATAAAGAAGAAAGAATCTACTTGAGAAAACATAAATATGTAAAAACAAGGAAACTTGTACTATTTAGGCAAATGATTATCGTAACAAATCGGTCGCTTGACACATTAAAGCTATTACACCGACTAGAAAATGAATTACGCCATATGCCAAAAGAATTTCAATCTATGATTATATCTGAACTCGATTGCTTATTAGGCTTTCATGAACAGATTCTATTAAAATTTATCGGAAAAATAAAGAGTCAACCAACTGAGGATGCAAAAAAGGAAGCACACAACGGAAGATATTTTCTGTTACAATCATTTATTAAAGATTTCAATGCACAAAATATTAATGATCATTTAAATCATTATCAAGTGTTACCTTTAATTGGAGTAATTATTGACTATTATGAACAACTACTGCACCTCGATCATCTCATTGATAGTTTCCAACAATATCATAAGGACGAGAATGAATTTCAAATTGCTAATAAAGAGGATATGTAA
- the nikC gene encoding nickel transporter permease → MAELAREKTPLKQTDTKEDVSSPWRDAWKNFKKNKLAVIGMFIILFFVIVALVAPYIAPYDYAEQNIVNRLQPPSSDHWLGTDDFGRDIFSRIIFGARISLTVGFFAVLGSVVVGTLLGVIAGYYGRWVDVVISRLFDIMLAFPSMLLAIGIVAVLGPSLRNALIAIAVINVPIFGRLIRSKVLSVKQEEYIVASKAIGMSDSRILLHHILPNSMAPIIVQGTLAVATAIIEAAALGFLGLGAQPPEPEWGKMLADSKNYLIQAPWTMIFPGLAIMLTVLGFNLMGDGLRDALDPKMKT, encoded by the coding sequence ATGGCGGAACTTGCGAGGGAGAAAACCCCTTTAAAACAAACAGATACGAAAGAAGATGTGTCATCTCCATGGAGAGATGCATGGAAAAACTTTAAGAAAAATAAACTTGCGGTAATCGGTATGTTTATCATTTTATTCTTTGTTATTGTGGCATTAGTAGCACCTTACATCGCACCGTATGATTATGCTGAACAAAACATTGTTAACCGTTTACAGCCACCATCTAGTGACCATTGGTTAGGTACTGATGACTTTGGTAGAGATATATTTTCCCGCATAATTTTTGGAGCTAGAATCTCTTTAACAGTAGGGTTTTTTGCTGTATTAGGTTCTGTTGTAGTTGGAACATTACTAGGTGTTATCGCTGGATACTACGGTCGTTGGGTTGATGTTGTAATTTCAAGATTATTTGACATTATGCTTGCTTTTCCAAGTATGCTACTAGCGATTGGAATCGTTGCTGTATTGGGTCCATCACTTAGGAATGCATTAATTGCAATAGCTGTCATCAATGTACCTATATTTGGCCGATTAATTCGCTCAAAAGTCCTTAGTGTAAAACAGGAAGAGTATATAGTAGCTTCAAAGGCTATTGGCATGAGTGACTCAAGAATACTATTACATCATATTTTGCCAAATAGTATGGCTCCAATTATCGTTCAAGGAACACTTGCTGTTGCCACAGCAATTATTGAAGCAGCAGCACTAGGGTTTTTAGGGTTAGGTGCACAACCTCCTGAACCAGAATGGGGAAAAATGCTTGCAGATTCAAAAAATTATTTAATACAAGCCCCATGGACGATGATATTTCCTGGCCTTGCCATTATGCTTACTGTATTAGGGTTCAATTTAATGGGCGATGGTCTTCGAGATGCATTAGATCCAAAAATGAAAACGTAA
- a CDS encoding ABC transporter permease, whose protein sequence is MLSYTIRRILMLIPVLLGMSLIVFVMLRAIPGDPAQIMLGQLASKEAIEALSIKLGLDQPWYIQYFSYLGNLLTGDLGESITTSQPINEEIWPYLAATIELSFAAMLIAIILGVNAGIISAWFQNSWFDYIAMLLALIGVSMPIFWLGLMEQWVFAVQLEWLPTTGRESVRDPVEPITHLFIVDTLLQGRTDQFVDVIKHLVMPSLALATIPMAIIARITRSSMLEVMRSDYVRTARAKGVRMFWVVYKHSLKNAVIPVLTIIGLQTGLLLGGAILTETIFSWPGIGRYIVDAIFARDYPVVQSGMLIVATIFVLINLIIDLLYSAIDPRIKYDTK, encoded by the coding sequence TTGCTATCATATACTATTCGCCGTATCTTGATGCTCATACCAGTTCTGTTAGGTATGTCGCTTATCGTCTTTGTAATGCTACGTGCAATTCCAGGTGATCCTGCACAAATTATGTTAGGTCAGCTTGCCTCAAAAGAAGCCATTGAAGCATTGTCAATAAAGCTTGGTTTAGACCAACCTTGGTATATTCAATATTTTTCTTATTTAGGTAATTTGTTAACTGGTGACTTGGGAGAATCAATTACGACGAGTCAGCCAATTAATGAAGAAATCTGGCCTTATCTTGCAGCAACAATTGAACTTTCATTTGCTGCAATGCTTATTGCTATTATTCTTGGTGTTAATGCTGGAATTATTAGTGCTTGGTTTCAAAATTCTTGGTTTGACTATATTGCGATGTTATTAGCCTTAATTGGCGTTTCGATGCCAATATTTTGGCTTGGATTAATGGAGCAATGGGTGTTTGCAGTGCAATTAGAATGGTTACCGACAACCGGGAGAGAATCAGTTCGTGACCCAGTTGAACCTATAACGCACTTATTTATAGTTGATACGTTACTACAAGGTAGAACTGATCAATTTGTAGATGTTATTAAACATCTTGTTATGCCGAGCTTGGCACTAGCAACGATACCGATGGCAATTATTGCTCGGATTACACGATCAAGTATGCTGGAAGTTATGCGCTCAGATTATGTTCGTACAGCGCGAGCAAAGGGAGTACGAATGTTTTGGGTCGTTTATAAACATTCCTTGAAAAATGCTGTTATCCCAGTTTTAACAATTATTGGTTTACAAACAGGACTATTATTAGGTGGAGCCATTTTAACAGAGACGATTTTTAGCTGGCCTGGTATCGGAAGATATATAGTTGATGCAATTTTTGCTCGTGACTATCCTGTTGTTCAATCTGGAATGTTAATTGTTGCTACTATCTTTGTGCTGATTAATTTAATTATTGACCTTTTATATTCAGCTATAGATCCACGTATTAAGTATGACACAAAGTAA
- a CDS encoding ABC transporter substrate-binding protein translates to MKRKNLFMTFIFILMLSLVVAACGKTEDTSSSEGVEETEQEQEQTEEEATEPEEEAKPKELVFGRGGDSVDLDPAIVTDGESMKVAKNIYDTLVEYGDQDTTINPSLAEDWDISDDGLVYTFKLQQGVKFHDGTDFNADAVVYNFERWANGSKGEFYYYGSMFGGFKGEEGHVISEVLAEDEYTVKFTLAVPQSPFLKNLAMTPFSIASPSAIEEFGDNFTENPVGTGPFVFKEWKRDERIVLEKNTDYWLANYPLLDKVTFMAIPDNAARFNALQSGEIDLMDGINPSDVDLAASNGDLQVFERPSMNVGYLGLTSTRGPLQEKLVRQALNHAVDKEALITAFYAGQAEPAKNPMPPSISGYNDDIVDYPYDLDKAKELLAEAGYPDGFEMELWAMPVPRPYMPEGQKVAEVLQAEFAKIGVTANIVTFDWGTYLDKARDGEADTFLLGWTGDNGDADNFLNVLLGGDSIGGNNYSYYNNAEVNELLKEAQTTADEDTRNDLYKQAQEIIKDDAPWIPLVHSKPMLAGKANITGFLPHPTGSDKLTKVDFK, encoded by the coding sequence ATGAAGAGAAAAAATCTATTTATGACATTCATATTTATACTTATGCTGTCACTTGTCGTTGCTGCCTGTGGTAAAACAGAAGATACGAGCTCAAGTGAAGGCGTAGAAGAAACAGAACAAGAGCAAGAGCAAACAGAAGAAGAAGCTACTGAGCCTGAAGAGGAAGCAAAGCCAAAAGAGCTTGTCTTCGGACGTGGTGGTGACTCAGTAGACTTAGATCCTGCAATCGTTACAGATGGCGAGTCTATGAAGGTTGCTAAAAATATTTATGATACGTTAGTAGAATATGGTGATCAAGATACAACTATAAACCCTTCATTAGCTGAAGATTGGGATATATCTGATGATGGTTTAGTTTATACGTTTAAGTTACAACAAGGCGTTAAATTCCATGATGGAACTGATTTTAATGCTGATGCTGTTGTATATAACTTTGAGCGCTGGGCAAATGGAAGCAAAGGTGAATTCTACTACTACGGCTCAATGTTTGGTGGCTTCAAAGGTGAAGAAGGTCACGTTATTAGTGAAGTATTAGCTGAAGATGAATATACAGTGAAATTTACATTAGCTGTACCACAGTCACCTTTCTTGAAAAACTTAGCAATGACACCATTTAGTATTGCTAGCCCTTCAGCAATTGAAGAGTTTGGTGATAACTTTACAGAAAACCCTGTAGGTACAGGTCCATTTGTCTTTAAAGAATGGAAGCGTGATGAGCGTATCGTTCTTGAAAAAAATACAGATTATTGGTTAGCGAACTACCCATTATTAGATAAAGTAACATTCATGGCAATACCAGATAATGCTGCACGATTTAATGCGCTACAAAGCGGTGAAATTGATTTAATGGACGGAATAAATCCTTCAGATGTGGACTTAGCTGCAAGCAATGGAGATTTACAAGTGTTTGAACGTCCTTCCATGAACGTAGGCTACTTAGGGTTAACGAGTACGAGAGGACCATTACAAGAGAAACTCGTTCGACAAGCATTAAATCATGCTGTTGATAAAGAAGCATTAATTACAGCCTTTTATGCAGGCCAAGCAGAGCCAGCGAAAAACCCAATGCCACCTAGTATTTCAGGATATAATGATGACATTGTAGATTATCCTTACGATTTAGACAAAGCGAAAGAATTACTTGCAGAAGCAGGATATCCTGATGGCTTTGAAATGGAATTATGGGCAATGCCTGTACCAAGACCTTATATGCCAGAAGGACAAAAGGTAGCAGAAGTTTTACAAGCTGAATTTGCAAAAATCGGAGTAACAGCTAACATCGTAACATTTGACTGGGGAACATATTTAGATAAGGCTCGTGATGGTGAAGCTGATACATTCTTATTAGGCTGGACTGGTGATAATGGAGATGCTGATAACTTCTTAAATGTATTATTAGGTGGAGATAGCATCGGAGGTAATAACTATTCATACTATAATAATGCTGAAGTAAATGAGCTGTTAAAAGAGGCACAAACGACAGCTGATGAAGATACTCGTAATGACTTATATAAACAAGCTCAAGAAATTATTAAAGATGATGCACCTTGGATTCCACTCGTTCACTCTAAACCAATGTTAGCTGGTAAAGCAAATATCACTGGGTTTTTACCACATCCAACTGGATCTGATAAACTAACGAAGGTTGACTTTAAATAA